Genomic segment of Bdellovibrio bacteriovorus:
AGGCATTCGTCCCGACGAGATGGCCTATGTCGGTGACGATATTTTCGATATTCCTCTTCTGCAAGCCGTCGCTTTTGGGGCGACAGTTCCTGAAGCCGTCGAAGAAGTTTTAGAAATAGCGGATTACGTGACTGGCAGACCCGGTGGATGTGGGGCTGTCAGAGAGGTTTGTGATTACATCTATAAATATGGGGCCTTTTCCTCTAGGTAGGTATTCATGCTAAAAAATGGTTTCAAAGCCGTTGCGATTATTATACTTGCGTTGCTACTGCATAAGGCGGCTTTTGCTGCGGAAGTGATTGAGCTTCCTCCTGAAGAGTTGGCGCAAGAGTCTGTTCTTCCTGTGTTCGACAAGCCGGTGAGTGTAAAGAACCGCAATGTCGTAACAGATAAACGCATCGAAGCCGATATCTTTTACGGTTATGCGATGACTGAGCCGATTGCAAACGTTAGTAAGCTGGGGTTGGGAATCTATTATAATACCAGCGAAAGCAGCGCTTGGGGATTGTTGTTAGCGAAAAACTTCGCCGGTCTTTCAAGCTATGCCGAACAATTAGATGAGCAGTTTAATCTGAAATTTGATCGGGCTCCATCACCGGAGCTCACGGCAATGTTGGATTATAACTTAAAAGCTTTCTATGGAAAAATGAGTCTCTCAAAGTCCCTTGTGATTA
This window contains:
- a CDS encoding outer membrane beta-barrel domain-containing protein, which gives rise to MLKNGFKAVAIIILALLLHKAAFAAEVIELPPEELAQESVLPVFDKPVSVKNRNVVTDKRIEADIFYGYAMTEPIANVSKLGLGIYYNTSESSAWGLLLAKNFAGLSSYAEQLDEQFNLKFDRAPSPELTAMLDYNLKAFYGKMSLSKSLVINTILFGSASAGVVKYVHKTYPAVAVGLGQKFYFTKNWSLRFDLRLYANQAPVPFLAGSLKPNEPVPDYSDFEERVTFTTNLDVGLSYLF